In a genomic window of Vigna angularis cultivar LongXiaoDou No.4 chromosome 6, ASM1680809v1, whole genome shotgun sequence:
- the LOC108341697 gene encoding uncharacterized protein LOC108341697 — protein sequence MEDQSKFLLQIKFIVNFLCTETLSFLSVHSSQPLFSCILTFCFLILLYLPHLFWKIVLSPVLILSGLLLILLLRLGAIQRSQNEENKIPVEREPIATEENRGNRDEKQGNPIEPAEADSLDYVYRWVTSESQLELNSQAGLRSSSRLDESFMEWNVKAPLEVIYEGEETEQDQNGNHGEGIFRYPSLSRYYPETDSDSSSESGFPGNDNTCFRWDEEDREGLIEIALDGCKKREVGFQFEEENLIEIDISPTRRGEFSGEDDPFSGEICCN from the coding sequence ATGGAGGATCAAAGTAAATTTCTTCTACAAATCAAGTTCATTGTCAACTTCTTATGCACCGAAACACTTTCCTTTCTCTCTGTTCACTCTTCACAACCTCTGTTTTCATGCATTCTCACTTTCTGTTTCTTGATTCTCCTTTATTTGCCTCATCTCTTCTGGAAGATAGTTCTGTCGCCAGTTCTCATCCTCTCAGGGCTTCTATTGATCCTCCTTCTCCGTCTCGGTGCAATTCAGAGGtctcaaaatgaagagaacaaaatCCCGGTTGAACGCGAACCCATTGCCACCGAAGAAAACAGGGGAAACAGAGATGAGAAACAGGGGAACCCCATTGAACCGGCGGAAGCCGATTCTCTCGACTATGTTTACAGGTGGGTAACCAGCGAATCTCAATTAGAGCTCAATTCACAAGCGGGTTTGCGGTCAAGTTCGCGTCTTGATGAGTCTTTCATGGAATGGAACGTGAAAGCGCCGTTGGAGGTTATATACGAAGGTGAAGAAACAGAGCAGGATCAGAATGGGAATCATGGCGAGGGAATTTTCAGGTACCCGTCGCTATCACGGTACTACCCGGAAACCGACTCCGACAGCTCGTCGGAAAGCGGGTTTCCGGGGAACGATAACACGTGCTTCCGGTGGGACGAGGAGGACAGAGAAGGGTTAATCGAAATAGCTCTGGACGGTTGCAAGAAGAGGGAGGTGGGGTTTCAGTTCGAGGAGGAGAATTTGATCGAGATTGATATTTCTCCGACGAGGCGCGGGGAATTTTCCGGCGAGGATGACCCGTTTTCCGGTGAGATTTGTTGCAACTAG